Proteins encoded in a region of the Trypanosoma brucei gambiense DAL972 chromosome 11, complete sequence genome:
- a CDS encoding squalene monooxygenase, putative, with product MEAAIIGSVVFLALTVTFLFVLFDHAVSGVRLKEARLNYDYDVIIVGGSIAGPVMAKALADQNRRVLLLERSLFTKPNRIVGELLQPGGMDVLMKLGMDECAKSVGMPCHGYVVLDERGDEIRLPYAAGLQGFSFHFGDLVNNLRKYVWQNCQPAVTMLEATVTEVLVERVAPCVNRAYGVVYTTAAEYNVPESPFTGAPPSRTDSTSMSEEVQKTATAPLVIMCDGGSSKFKAMYQHYDPAANYHSHFVGLIIRNARLPQEGYGTVFFGKKGPILSYRLDPNELRVLVDYNKPALPSLVEQSRWLSEEIAPCLPSNMQEDFIKAAQSTQNIRSMPIAFYPATFPSIRGYVGIGDHANQRHPLTGGGMTCAFSDAFLLAEKLLEIKEMRSSDVVEMADIEDSIQNAIVSYARGRVVHSSSINILSWALYAVFGTRLLRNACLEYFARGGECVSAPMALLAGVDHSPQRLLWHYTRVMFNGALNLATLSGPRNCRGKDTPSFGRRCINAATFFVSPFRVLEALYLLIAAACVAVPVAYSEFVSIWRLINPTGFLSSIYKTVRVAVCRSLLNGRKRKPIGL from the coding sequence atggAGGCGGCCATTATTGGATCAGTTGTTTTCCTAGCGCTAACGGTAACATTCCTCTTTGTTCTGTTTGATCATGCTGTATCCGGTGTCCGGTTGAAGGAAGCGCGCCTAAACTATGACTATGATGTTATCATTGTTGGGGGGAGTATCGCGGGACCAGTCATGGCTAAGGCTCTCGCAGACCAAAACCGCCGTGTGCTGCTACTCGAGAGGTCACTTTTCACTAAACCAAACCGTATTGTGGGGGAACTCCTTCAACCTGGAGGTATGGATGTGTTGATGAAATTAGGCATGGACGAATGCGCTAAATCCGTTGGAATGCCTTGCCATGGTTATGTTGTTCTGGATGAACGTGGCGATGAAATACGGCTACCGTATGCTGCTGGCCTTCAGGGgttctcttttcattttggGGATTTGGTGAACAATTTACGAAAGTACGTGTGGCAGAACTGTCAGCCAGCCGTCACGATGCTTGAAGCCACGGTAACAGAGGTCCTCGTGGAGCGAGTTGCTCCGTGTGTGAACAGGGCCTACGGCGTTGTCTACACCACGGCAGCCGAGTATAACGTTCCGGAGTCACCTTTTACGGGCGCGCCACCCTCGAGAACGGATTCTACAAGCATGTCGGAGGAGGTGCAAAAAACTGCAACAGCTCCTCTCGTTATTATGTGTGACGGCGGTTCGTCAAAGTTCAAAGCTATGTATCAACACTACGACCCTGCAGCCAACTACCACTCGCACTTCGTTGGTCTCATCATACGTAATGCTCGTCTTCCTCAAGAAGGATACGGAACCGTTTTCTTTGGGAAAAAAGGACCCATTCTTTCGTACCGCTTAGATCCTAACGAGCTTCGTGTTCTCGTCGACTACAACAAACCAGCGTTACCATCGTTGGTGGAGCAAAGCCGCTGGCTATCCGAGGAAATCGCGCCATGCCTTCCTTCCAACATGCAAGAGGATTTTATTAAGGCAGCACAGAGTACCCAAAACATTCGATCCATGCCAATTGCCTTTTATCCCGCCACTTTTCCTTCTATCAGGGGTTACGTGGGGATCGGAGACCATGCCAATCAACGACACCCCCTTACGGGTGGGGGCATGACATGTGCATTCAGTGATGCATTTCTTTTAGCGGAGAAACTCCTCGAAATCAAGGAGATGCGCAGCTCCGACGTTGTGGAGATGGCCGATATTGAAGACAGTATCCAAAATGCTATCGTGAGCTATGCGCGTGGGCGCGTGGTGCACAGCTCCAGTATTAATATCTTATCGTGGGCACTATATGCTGTTTTTGGCACCCGTTTGCTCCGCAATGCCTGCTTGGAATACTTCGCACGCGGTGGTGAGTGCGTTTCCGCTCCGATGGCATTGTTGGCTGGTGTGGATCACAGCCCACAGCGGCTACTGTGGCATTACACCAGAGTCATGTTTAATGGTGCACTGAACCTCGCCACGTTAAGTGGTCCCCGCAACTGTCGCGGTAAGGATACTCCCAGTTTCGGTAGAAGGTGCATTAATGCTGCTACATTCTTTGTATCTCCGTTTCGGGTGCTTGAGGCACTTTATCTTCTGATCGCGGCTGCATGTGTTGCAGTGCCGGTGGCGTACAGTGAATTCGTTTCCATCTGGCGGTTGATAAATCCAACGGGGTTTCTTTCGTCTATTTACAAGACCGTCCGAGTTGCTGTGTGTCGTTCGCTACTCAacgggaggaaaaggaagccaATTGGTTTGTGA